In one Massilia endophytica genomic region, the following are encoded:
- a CDS encoding CHASE domain-containing protein, whose protein sequence is MALAVGLCLTVWVCLFVMEVQDRQIDESFRRDTEKIARDTNVRMQTYFDSLLSIQGLFAVARDIDRAAFHDYVLQLRLSERYPGFQAIQFVRRVPQEDLARHVAAVRADRSLKPEGYPNYTVHPASLRPEHFLIEYNEPMEHNENAFGLDLAALPTHLRALELGRDTGRLIATERVILVQDASGQPGFVARLPIFRPDAPVATVDQRRAALVGFVAIVFRVSDLMREVVDQALLPDLHIAVYDAGYLRDGGADAPSLNNLMYDSAGKVGSGPHVSLEDLRSRLTLNVGERRWVLQFDGHPGKRYSRNYLTIALIAGAGTLISALISALLMLAQRHRDMAETLRVTVGEQRALQDSAIVGIALIRDGRIMRCNRGLEEMLGYPSGALAGCPSTALTRGTTTEDVFVCGPDGQRVHGELALTRHDGAQLWCMVNGKVLDAAAPSKGCVWVISDISDRKQTEAALVEAKEGLERSLNELAAQKANVELAHQDLSAVLVTLKQAQASLITSEKMASLGALVAGIAHELNTPIGNSLLTATALSDMVADFERKLADGGIRRSALDAHLADAKTACAIIANSLGRAADLITSFKQVAVDQTSDQRRRFALAGVLHDTLATYAAQLRRANCEVKVDVPETLTLESYPGSVGQVLSNLINNAMLHAFEGRAHGRITITAREEGEGMAVLRFQDNGVGMSSRVLHQIYDPFFTTKMGQGGSGLGMNIVYNIVTGVLKGKIDIESAPGKGTSITITLPLRAPVQEDELAAT, encoded by the coding sequence GTGGCGCTTGCAGTCGGACTGTGCCTCACCGTCTGGGTCTGCCTTTTCGTCATGGAAGTGCAGGACCGCCAGATCGACGAATCCTTCCGCCGCGACACCGAGAAGATTGCGCGCGACACCAATGTGCGCATGCAGACCTACTTCGATTCCCTGCTCAGCATCCAGGGCCTGTTCGCTGTCGCCAGGGACATCGACCGCGCCGCCTTCCACGACTATGTGCTCCAGTTGCGGCTCTCCGAGCGCTATCCGGGATTCCAGGCCATTCAGTTCGTGCGGCGCGTGCCGCAGGAAGACCTGGCGCGCCATGTCGCCGCCGTGCGCGCCGACCGCAGCCTGAAGCCTGAGGGCTACCCGAACTACACGGTGCATCCCGCCTCGCTGCGGCCCGAGCACTTCCTCATCGAATACAACGAGCCGATGGAGCATAACGAGAATGCTTTCGGCCTCGACCTGGCAGCCCTGCCGACCCACCTGCGCGCCCTGGAGCTGGGGCGCGACACGGGCCGCCTGATCGCCACCGAAAGGGTCATCCTGGTGCAGGACGCGAGCGGCCAGCCCGGCTTCGTGGCCCGCCTGCCGATCTTCCGCCCGGACGCGCCGGTGGCAACGGTGGACCAGCGCCGCGCGGCCCTTGTCGGATTCGTCGCCATCGTGTTCCGCGTGTCAGACCTGATGCGCGAAGTGGTGGATCAGGCGCTCCTGCCGGACCTGCATATCGCCGTCTACGACGCGGGCTACCTGCGCGACGGCGGCGCCGACGCGCCTTCCCTGAACAACCTCATGTACGACAGCGCGGGCAAGGTGGGCAGCGGGCCCCATGTTTCGCTGGAAGACCTGCGCTCGCGCCTCACGCTGAACGTGGGCGAGCGGCGCTGGGTGCTGCAGTTCGACGGGCATCCCGGAAAGCGCTATAGCCGCAACTACCTCACCATCGCCCTCATCGCGGGCGCGGGCACGCTGATCAGCGCCCTGATTTCGGCCCTGCTGATGCTGGCGCAGCGCCACCGCGACATGGCCGAAACCCTGCGCGTGACCGTGGGCGAACAGCGCGCGCTGCAGGACAGCGCCATCGTCGGCATCGCCCTGATCCGCGATGGCCGCATCATGCGCTGCAACCGCGGCCTGGAAGAGATGCTGGGCTATCCGAGCGGCGCCCTGGCGGGCTGCCCCAGCACCGCGCTCACCCGCGGCACCACGACGGAGGACGTTTTCGTCTGCGGCCCGGATGGACAGCGCGTGCACGGCGAGCTGGCCCTCACGCGGCACGACGGCGCGCAGCTATGGTGCATGGTGAACGGCAAGGTGCTCGATGCAGCCGCCCCGTCCAAGGGCTGCGTGTGGGTGATCTCGGACATCAGCGACCGCAAACAGACGGAAGCCGCGCTGGTGGAGGCGAAGGAAGGCCTGGAGCGCAGCCTGAACGAGCTGGCGGCGCAGAAGGCCAATGTGGAGCTGGCGCACCAGGACCTTTCCGCCGTGCTGGTGACGCTGAAGCAGGCGCAGGCCAGCCTGATCACTTCCGAGAAAATGGCCTCCCTGGGTGCGCTGGTGGCGGGCATCGCGCACGAGCTGAATACGCCTATCGGCAACAGCCTGCTCACCGCCACGGCACTGAGCGACATGGTGGCCGATTTCGAACGCAAGCTGGCCGACGGCGGCATCCGCCGTTCGGCGCTCGATGCCCATCTGGCGGACGCGAAGACGGCATGCGCCATCATCGCCAATTCCCTGGGCCGCGCGGCGGACCTGATCACCTCCTTCAAGCAGGTAGCGGTGGACCAGACCTCGGACCAGCGCCGCCGCTTCGCGCTGGCCGGTGTGCTCCACGATACCCTCGCCACCTATGCGGCCCAGCTGCGGCGCGCGAACTGCGAAGTGAAGGTGGACGTGCCCGAAACGCTCACGCTCGAATCCTATCCGGGCAGCGTGGGCCAGGTGCTGAGCAACTTGATCAACAACGCCATGCTGCATGCCTTCGAGGGCCGCGCACACGGCCGCATCACCATCACGGCGCGCGAAGAAGGCGAGGGCATGGCGGTGCTACGCTTCCAGGACAACGGCGTGGGCATGAGCAGCCGCGTGCTGCACCAGATCTACGATCCCTTCTTCACCACCAAGATGGGGCAGGGCGGCTCGGGCCTGGGCATGAACATCGTCTACAACATCGTGACAGGCGTCCTCAAAGGGAAGATCGACATCGAGTCGGCGCCCGGCAAGGGCACCAGCATCACCATCACGCTTCCCCTGCGCGCGCCCGTTCAGGAAGATGAACTGGCCGCCACGTAG